Proteins encoded by one window of Gouania willdenowi chromosome 4, fGouWil2.1, whole genome shotgun sequence:
- the igfbp1a gene encoding insulin-like growth factor-binding protein 1a, whose translation MLWITVDGLLLLVSSVLWTHGSPVLGPEPIHCAPCTPEMRSQCPAVAPGCAEVLREPGCGCCLACALKAGEQCGIYTARCGAGLRCSPRPGDPRPLHSLTRGQALCMAASSQPESTPETQTQDLIEPEPEMENEPGSSLFNPGVSRPDPRAAADAQESMKAKLIAIRRKLVEQGPCHLDLQVALDKIATAQQKLGDKLSRFYLPNCDKHGLYKPKQCESSLDGQRGRCWCVNTWNGKTILDLTDVPADAECP comes from the exons ATGCTGTGGATCACCGTGGACGGATTATTGCTGCTCGTGAGCTCCGTGCTGTGGACGCACGGTTCCCCAGTGCTCGGACCGGAGCCGATCCACTGCGCTCCGTGCACCCCGGAGATGCGCAGCCAGTGCCCGGCGGTGGCGCCCGGCTGTGCGGAGGTGCTCCGGGAGCCCGGCTGTGGATGCTGCCTGGCCTGCGCCCTGAAGGCTGGGGAGCAGTGCGGGATCTACACGGCTCGGTGCGGCGCGGGGCTCCGGTGCTCCCCCAGACCCGGAGACCCCCGGCCTCTGCACTCACTCACCCGGGGACAGGCGCTGTGTATGGCGGCCAGCAGCCAGCCAGAGTCCACCCCCGAGACCCAGACACAAG ACCTCATAGAACCGGAGCCAGAGATGGAGAACGAACCCGGCTCCAGCCTCTTCAACCCCGGGGTGAGCAGACCCGACCCCCGGGCAGCAGCGGACGCACAGGAGAGCATGAAAGCGAAACTCATCGCGATACGGAGGAAGCTGGTGGAGCAG GGTCCGTGTCACCTGGACCTCCAGGTCGCCTTAGACAAGATCGCCACCGCCCAGCAGAAGCTGGGAGACAAGCTGTCCAGATTCTACCTCCCCAACTGTGACAAACACGGGCTGTACAAACCCAAACAG TGTGAGTCGTCCCTGGACGGACAGAGAGGAAGATGCTGGTGCGTCAACACCTGGAACGGGAAGACGATCCTGGACTTGACGGACGTCCCCGCGGACGCCGAATGTCCTTAA